The genomic region CGAGCTTAAAATAAAAGCCCAACGtagacattttaaaaattccattgaTTATTTAATCGCGTCAACGGGTTAACAATTTCGAGATTAGATCGGACGAAGGGGAAAAAAGAAGTTCGCGCAAACTCCCGTGAACTGTTCGACAAGTTTTTCAACGGAGCATTTTCAGGAACAGAGGAAGAAAGTTTACCATTAACCAGAGATTAATTCCGAGCGAATGGCATTATTCATGATGAGCCGATGGGAGAACGGTGAGTTTCGTTAAAATGGCGAGGAAAACCGTCGGCGACGTTCGAGGCACCGTGCCGAGGAGGaggagtggggggggggggggggggggggctggtAACCGGAAGTCTTTAAATTGTAACGACGATCATGAATATAGAACGAGTCGGTTCCGCAAAACTGAAGGAGAAATCGTTGATGGGACATCTTAAGTTCTAACGAGTGGTCGCGCTGGAGAaacgttaataataactagactTTGAATAACCGAGGCCTCGTTCCGTCCGCCTCGCACGCCGCGGGGATGAACGCTTTCAGCGTTGTATATTTCGAGAAAACGGCCAGGAAATGGAAGAAAACGTCGAAGTAAACCGGCCGCCGTTGCGAGGACAATGCCGCGAAGCTTTGTGCATTTTACTCCGCCAGCATTTCCACGTGAAAATGCCTCCGCAATCTGTACGATTTACGCGGGACGCGCGCCCCACCGATTTTGTTACTCGTCTCCGTACGATCGAGACGATTTAgctgttattaatattgtcgaatcgaacgaaatattttgtattctgTATATCTTGTACGCAATAGAAGTTGCGTATACAAAGGATTCGAAAAGTCActcgaaatatataaataagggGTTCGTGAGATTAtttcgagcaactttttcctttgcaacaatgttctccgaggcgtcgttaacgagatattaacgaaaagcgTCGGCCAATAAGAATCGAGCTCGGCTAGCGCGAGATGGCTGAGTCAGCGAGTGGGAGGAGCCTAGTTCCGATCACTGGCTAAGCCGTCACGTGTCAGTGGTACTCGCCTCTTGTTAGTCAAcgcttttcattaataactcgttaacgataccTCACaggaaaattttcataatgaaaaaagttgcttgaaataatcTCAGGTATCCCTATTTCCgaattagatatttttttgGACATCTTGCATATAGTTTGTATTTATCTGACAAATTAATATGAGTTTTTAATATGCAGATTAATGCAAAACCAATATCGACGTTATCGCGATAGAAGTCCAACagctaattataatttaacctacattaaaattatgacGAGGCGagtgtttaaataaacaaatacgtTTCTCGAGTGGAGGTTGCGTCCGATTAATTGAATAACTGGTTCGCAGGCGTTCATACATTCGTTTCGATACATTCGACGGAACGGAATTATTTCGCTTCGTTATTTAGTCCATTATCCATAACGCGGATCGaacttaatttcttatttgcaTTGTTAACGGCGCTTCTAGTCGCCTCGCTTAAGTGGCCTGTCtctaaatatagattaatgCCTGCTGATGTAATTACGCGGACGTTTTTAACAGTCCGACGCGTGTCATTCTTGTAATGAAATCGCCTCGTATTTTCGTCGAACGGAAAACGTCGTCGTACCGTTAAATAGCGCGGATGGCACTGAACGTGTAAATTAAGATTAATCGcctgaaataaataagaacTTCGTGTGTAGAAATAATCCGTGTCACGGTCGTGCGAACTTATTGCggacttaatttttttaaacggaaCAAGCGTACTGTAATAACCTCGTGTAGAACGATGTTATGTCAAATATTAGACATAGACAACGTTGGTAACTAGATAACATTGAGTAACAAGTGCAGCTggttacaatattaaaaaatgtattatattagtatatgaaaaatgtcgaatttaatttaatgtttcatttagtgaagttttttttataagtttgtttcttttgtttagACATTTTGTAGTCGATATAAAtgctaaatataaatgcaatcttttgtttatttatgaaaaaatcgactaataatttattgatcaAGAGATCAAGAAATAAAGATGCGTTTGTactgcataatttattttcaaagaagaGTCGACCATGTaatctgtatatttatataatttatataatctatattatatatatgatctgtataatttatataatctgtataatctgttattataatctatataatcCATGGTTAACCATAAACCTGAAAAATACACAACAATCcctttaacaataaatgtttcgAAAACAACCTTcaaaaaatacttaaataaaagcTGAATAACCAAGAAATTGCCTTtcgttaaattatacaatcCCAAAAAATTGCATGAAATATTGAACGTATGGACGATTTTCAGATTAATGAAAAAGCTCGATGGAGACGTCTCGCTTTTTAGACGCAGTCATCCGCGTGAACATCCTGTGTAGTAAAACCCTAATCAATGGAACAATATGTATCGTTTTCCCATTGTTAGCATCCTAAAAGCGAACCGATTGGGCACAGGAAATCAAGCCAGTCCAAGCATCCTCGGCGACTGTGTACCTAATCATGCTTCCGCCGGATCTACGGTGTTTCGGGTGACTTTAATTGCGGTCAAACATCCTCCGACTCTGCGACGGTCCAACCTTTGATAGACCCGATTTGTAAATTCGAAGTTTGCTTGAACTTATTAACCCGTTTAACTTTCCACGTCGCTAATGATAATATATCgacattttaccaaataattttaatttcttcgcgAGACGATCTAATGTATGTACAGTATGCGTATgcacatataatatacaataatattgtaatacatataatgtattatacatacatactggtaaataatataatttcttacaatattattacaatataatttcccAAAAATATGACCGTGTCTTTTTATTCGTGTTCATGTTGCCCGAAGACTATAAATACGAGGTTTTATACCTTAgtataaactaataattatatatatatatatatataattcctATAACTTCCATAaccttttataaattattccatgATTCCTTAATGtagtacatatatttatataatttataataatttatgtaattgatACAAgtatttatatcgtttataatcatttatataattcctaTAGGTATTGATAccatttataatcatttataaaattcatataagtatttataccatttacaataatttatataactccttataaatatctatataacttatacaatttatatataaatatctacatAAGTTGTACAATTTGCATAAGTATTTGCACaatctataaatctataattctcttttttataaatatcggaACCTTCGAGCCATGCTATCGTCCCAATTCGAAATCGCATGTTTCtcacgcggcggcggcagcggcggcgtcTGTCGTTGAAGTGATCTAGACCTTGGCTCTAGTGGACTTATTGATAGTGGTCGCGGGCCGGCTAACGGCCGGATGCGTCTGTGTTCCACGATTGAGATGGACCGAGAGGAAACGAATGATAATGGCCCTGACTCACAGCGTTTCGCGTTCGACAGCGTTTCGCGGTAATGTCGCGAGGAATCGAGAAACCTTGACTCCACAGTCCGGCTGTCGTGACGACGATGGTCCTTGACGGTTATGCTACTTTCGGCCGAATTACGGGCGCGGTAATGAACGCTGCGAGAAAACGCATGCGATCGTGTGTGCTCCGAATACTCTGTCGAATCTTGACTGCAATGGACATCCGCGTCTCCGGATCACAGCaaagcaatttcatttatttcacggcttattaatattaaaattacctttgctttcatttaaataatgaatccAAGAATCCCTTAATTATCTAATggctgtaataatttattcaaccctttgcactcggagtatttaaaatcatttttactgtCTCAGGGTATTTTGATTTTGTGCGAGAAAGCGcgttttatgcatatgaaagtGAGCCTCGCGACTCGtacaattttaaccctttgcactcggctgtcccctctcaggggacatcgtaattctagtatatgactaaacattaaagtttattagcgatttgcaattatttctcgatgtctacaaattcatataaatcgaatattattataacaatattatatatgcatatacatatatacatatatatcgtgtactatataataatattattgtttataagcgctggtaggtaacatccatgatggcgccgagtgctaagggttaataatgtaacaattttaaggaTATTGTTTTGACAATGTATCAAGTGTATACTTtgacgatataaaaatgatgtaaACATTATATTGGACCTGAGCGGTGGCTCAGAGTTACTACAAAGGATCGCAGTTTTTACATTATGGCGAATTTATTGTCTCGATGCCGGTGTTCTCGGAATTTAATCAGACGATCTACGGGCAGAAGGATGGCAAAGTTAAGCTGACGAGCTTCGTGTTCCTGTTATCGATTTGGAGAGTCGGTACATATATTCGCGGTCTGGAAAATAATTGCGTTTGGACCCCTTTCAGGAGTAGAGTGCGTCGAATGCCGCCGTTGCTGATTTTTGCCTCCACGGTTGCTGCAATTTCGAAGCtgaaaaaatcgtgaaaaattagattacgCGGTAAAGCGAATACAACAGTTCTGTGGAGCTGAAAGAGATCTTTCGAATAGATTACTCTGCTAATTAACCCATTAACTGCCGCGACCCCTATTTGGGGATCTTGGGAATTACACGGACACTATTTGGCGCGGAGAATATATCAGGTGGTACTTTTGATagtttaatgttattttacacAGACGACAGTCGATATTGTTTATAGCAGTTACAGTTTCATTTATAGATATGTTATAGTGTAATTTATAGATATGTTATgctttcatttataaatatgttatagaTGCATTTATAGTTATgttatagtttaatttatagttatattatggttttattttcaacaagtGAACAAACTTGAAAATCATCTGTGAGTTGGACACGAAAGGATCGTCATATTTGAAGCATGatatttttgctatatttatattataattgaattttatattagaattaaataccATACATAAATGTGTAATTtggaatatataaaactagAATATAGTGATGGAATATATGTAGTATAGTTTAGTAAAGTTTAGAATACGTAAAAACTGATAAGGAACAGTTTCTTCTGACtgcattaattattctgtatattctaaattaattcttacaataaaaaacaattttatattttatacttttcacgttaaaattctatattttttaatctcgcATCTAGAACACATAAAACACAAAGTTGAAATTCTATACTTATTAACCTTGTATTtacaatatgtaatataaaacacaaaattcaaaaatacagaatctcaatttcaaaaatacaaaacataCAACTCTTCTTTAcggtataaattaattcagaatACCTAGAACACTTCGTGcaataaacagaaaaacatTTTCCCACTACctattattcttttctttaaaaaatctaaagcAGCGAATTTATACAAACTCGCGAACAATATACAAACTCCACCGTCTGAAAATTCGGCAGTCATTGGGTTAACGCGCGAACCAACGTAAGACAGTAAGACCTCTACGAATTAAATCTCCTCCTCCATAGAAGCAACTAGCGCGTCGCCGGGAGGTCGGGTGTCAGCAAACTGGAATCTCCTCGCGCGGCCGTAGCGACGCAGGAATCCGGAAGAGGGTTGTCAGGGTGTCGAGTCGATTCGTTCCGCGTCCGTAATCCTCGCTGATAGGACAGCATCCGTGTAGCCACGTGGCAACGGTCTCTCCAAAGTTCGTCGGATCAGGATGCCCCTCGGGCGGTGCAGGGTCGGCTCGATCTTTGGGAAGAGGTTCGACAACTTCAAGACGGTGTTCCGGGAGCGTGGAAGCGGAGGACGATATTCCGGCGCGTAACATGCACCGGGTCGGCTCCGTTTGGAATGGAAGTCAGTGAGCCATCGGCCGAAGACGCACCGCTAGGCAGCATCGGCTCGACGTCCGGGATCGACAGGCTCTCTGAGACGGTGAACACGACGGTGCGACGAACGTTGCAGGTGGTGAACAGCACCGGGGACACCTACCAGCAGCAGAACCTCGTGTGGACGGTGGCGAAGGGCGTGGTGATGATCAGCATCATCGTGACCGCGCTGATCGGGAACGCGCTGGTCATCGCCAGCGTCAGGAGACACCGGAAGCTACGGGTCCCTACCAATCGCTACGTCGTCAGCTTGGCCGCCGCCGACTTTCTCGTCGCCGTCTGCGCGATGACGTTCAACGCGTCCGTCGAGCTGTCCGGTCGCTGGATCTTCGGCCGAGTGATGTGCGACGTGTGGTGCTCCTTGGACGTTTACTTCTCCACAGCGTCCATCCTTCACCTGTGCTGCATCAGCGTGGACAGGTACTACGCCATTGTCAGGCCGCTCGAGTATCCAGCCATCATGAAGAGGATCACCGTGACCTGCATGCTGGGCAGCGCCTGGCTCCTCCCTGCCCTCATCAGCTTCATACCCATTTTCTTAGGGTGGTACACTACCGAGCAACACCTGACGGACCTTGTCCAGAAGCCTGAGGTAGTGTCATTCGCGAACGTGAGAGGGGCTTTGTTAAACTCCTCCGCGGAATGCAATGTTTTACTGGTGATGTTGATCATTCTAAACTCGTCGTTCCTCTGGGAATTACTATGgttgaaaagaaaagaatcgttaaaattattggcAGATGAATAAACGACATGATATTTGTTACGTTATATATTACATGTTACACacatattatttgaatatgttACAAAATTCTTCTAAGCAATTATAATACACGTAAATaactagtaataatatataataataataataataataataataataataataataatatataataacgtatataaataataataatatatatataaatatacagcaGACACAAAtacgataaaaacgaaatctTTCTTTCCCCGAAGAAGTAATCGTGCTCGAACGAGCtccaattataataatcgcgACGCAAATGAtacggcaaagtgttaatcaacgtTGGCGATCCCCGATTCAGAGTCGTAAACTCTCGTTCGTCCGGCcaacgatcgaacgaaaatgaattcgaccCGGTTTCCGACGGGATCGTTGGATTCGCTGCGTCACGTTCCGCGTGAATTCGTAATTCGCGCTCGTCCCGCAGTTAATCTCGAGACAGGAGGCGCCCGATAAGCCGCGCGAAATTTTCTCGCCACGGTCACAATTAACGGGGTGATTTTAGGAGGCGGGTATTTAGGGCTCGATCAGCCAAAACGGTCCTTTCAATTGGCCCTGTGGCGCGAAACAGAGGCGGGAGGAAACCGAGGAGACGCGGTGGCCAAGACGGACGGCCTTCGGgatttacataaatatgatttagcGTCCGACTCTGATTCGAGTGTACTGTAGACGGAAACGCGGAATTAATAGCTTTCATAAATCCGCGTCCGGCACATGCGCTGATTTTCAATGCAGATTGCGGTGTTTCCGAAACTCTTCTCCGAGACTTTTGATCGCATTCTACAGGTTTCGTTATTAGACCTTTGTGTCCCTTCCGACGTCTTTTTAAACACTGtggaacgaa from Augochlora pura isolate Apur16 chromosome 5, APUR_v2.2.1, whole genome shotgun sequence harbors:
- the LOC144470525 gene encoding octopamine receptor beta-1R isoform X1, with the translated sequence MEVSEPSAEDAPLGSIGSTSGIDRLSETVNTTVRRTLQVVNSTGDTYQQQNLVWTVAKGVVMISIIVTALIGNALVIASVRRHRKLRVPTNRYVVSLAAADFLVAVCAMTFNASVELSGRWIFGRVMCDVWCSLDVYFSTASILHLCCISVDRYYAIVRPLEYPAIMKRITVTCMLGSAWLLPALISFIPIFLGWYTTEQHLTDLVQKPEVCVFVVNRVYAVVSSSVSFWIPGLVMIVMYCKIYKEAVRQKEALSRASSSTILNSVHLHRAPTSRHHSRASHQLLLHPSDASDFGRPMSYRTAAELNAENGTSIRQQTKSWRAEHKAARTLGIIMGAFLLCWLPFFLWYLTTSLCGESCYCPDTVVSVLFWIGYFNSALNPLIYAYFNRDFREAFKDTLKSALPCCASCWKTPSQFV